The following are encoded together in the Hemicordylus capensis ecotype Gifberg chromosome 4, rHemCap1.1.pri, whole genome shotgun sequence genome:
- the HMGA1 gene encoding high mobility group protein HMG-I/HMG-Y isoform X2, with translation MSESSSESSQPLAAKQDKDVSEKRGRGRPRKKPQQEPSEAPAPKRPRGRPKGSKNKATSKGRKSAVTPGRKPRGRPKKLKAAVTPGRKPRGRPKKSLKAPCLAQLSELFVKKATTKPSAGDVLNIM, from the exons ATGAGTGAATCCAGTTCAGAATCAAGCCAACCCCTGGCTGCCAAACAGGACAAGGACGTGTCTGAGAAGAGAGGACGAGGACGACCCAGGAAGAAACCTCAG CAAGAACCCAGTGAGGCACCAGCACCCAAGAGACCACGTGGTAGACCAAAGGGGAGCAAAAACAAGGCCACTTCAAAGGGCAGG AAATCTGCTGTAACACCTGGGAGAAAACCTCGAGGCCGACCTAAAAAATTA AAAGCTGCTGTAACACCTGGAAGAAAACCTCGAGGCCGACCTAAAAAATCA CTGAAGGCTCCATGCTTAGCTCAGCTTTCTGAACTATTTGTGAAGAAGGCAACTACCAAACCAAGTGCAGGGGATGTACTGAACATCATGTGA
- the SMIM29 gene encoding small integral membrane protein 29 — translation MSNTTMPTSAGLTNDSLVSYVLVPFFLITIVGVIMAVMMYIQKKRRYDRLRHHLLPMYSYDPAEELHEAEQELLVEPEDTKVMRSWGGYQPYRASFMDVKA, via the exons ATGAGTAACACCACCATGCCcacctctgctgggctgaccaacGACTCCCTTGTGAGCTATGTGCTGGTGCCATTCTTCCTTATCACCATTGTCGGGGTCATCATGGCTGTG ATGATGTACATCCAAAAGAAGAGGAG GTATGACCGGCTACGTCATCACTTGTTGCCAATGTACAGCTATGATCCTGCAGAGGAGCTGCATGAGGCTGAGCAGGAGCTGCTGGTGGAGCCAGAGGACACAAAG GTGATGCGAAGCTGGGGAGGATACCAGCCATACCGTGCTTCGTTTATGGACGTGAAGGCTTAA
- the HMGA1 gene encoding high mobility group protein HMG-I/HMG-Y isoform X3, translating into MCPKKMSESSSESSQPLAAKQDKDVSEKRGRGRPRKKPQQEPSEAPAPKRPRGRPKGSKNKATSKGRKSAVTPGRKPRGRPKKLKAAVTPGRKPRGRPKKSKEEEVNISQESSEEEQ; encoded by the exons GAAGATGAGTGAATCCAGTTCAGAATCAAGCCAACCCCTGGCTGCCAAACAGGACAAGGACGTGTCTGAGAAGAGAGGACGAGGACGACCCAGGAAGAAACCTCAG CAAGAACCCAGTGAGGCACCAGCACCCAAGAGACCACGTGGTAGACCAAAGGGGAGCAAAAACAAGGCCACTTCAAAGGGCAGG AAATCTGCTGTAACACCTGGGAGAAAACCTCGAGGCCGACCTAAAAAATTA AAAGCTGCTGTAACACCTGGAAGAAAACCTCGAGGCCGACCTAAAAAATCA AAGGAAGAAGAGGTCAACATCTCCCAAGAGTCATCAGAAGAGGAACAGTGA
- the HMGA1 gene encoding high mobility group protein HMG-I/HMG-Y isoform X1, which produces MCPKKMSESSSESSQPLAAKQDKDVSEKRGRGRPRKKPQQEPSEAPAPKRPRGRPKGSKNKATSKGRKSAVTPGRKPRGRPKKLKAAVTPGRKPRGRPKKSLKAPCLAQLSELFVKKATTKPSAGDVLNIM; this is translated from the exons GAAGATGAGTGAATCCAGTTCAGAATCAAGCCAACCCCTGGCTGCCAAACAGGACAAGGACGTGTCTGAGAAGAGAGGACGAGGACGACCCAGGAAGAAACCTCAG CAAGAACCCAGTGAGGCACCAGCACCCAAGAGACCACGTGGTAGACCAAAGGGGAGCAAAAACAAGGCCACTTCAAAGGGCAGG AAATCTGCTGTAACACCTGGGAGAAAACCTCGAGGCCGACCTAAAAAATTA AAAGCTGCTGTAACACCTGGAAGAAAACCTCGAGGCCGACCTAAAAAATCA CTGAAGGCTCCATGCTTAGCTCAGCTTTCTGAACTATTTGTGAAGAAGGCAACTACCAAACCAAGTGCAGGGGATGTACTGAACATCATGTGA